In Solobacterium moorei, a single genomic region encodes these proteins:
- a CDS encoding ketopantoate reductase family protein produces the protein MKVLVYGIGVIGSLTVHELCKAGNDVTIVSRGCWKEVLERQGLQIHSGKNKWIDYPKVLSKYDGQVYDVVFSIMQNQQQANILDTLAEIQAKYIVLVGNNLQSTEMQRRLEEKGKHPNDILFAFQASAGLRHENYTEVVSFNQTEFTIGHLKNELCFEEQTFFQKLFCGSNMKLCFMDDMESWLFCHVAFILPVVYLSYGHHCNLRTVTMKDITMYVQATKEAYAFLKSIGMQIRPKNDDKNLVGIRGILLKLILWSIAKTKLGALIASDHCRNAVAEMQHLDDSFNALRNKNPHLEMQNFDELRSKMPTWDSLYQEYKKE, from the coding sequence ATGAAGGTTCTAGTATATGGTATTGGTGTCATTGGATCTTTGACTGTACACGAACTTTGTAAAGCAGGTAATGATGTTACCATTGTTTCAAGAGGCTGCTGGAAAGAAGTGTTGGAACGTCAAGGATTGCAAATTCATTCAGGAAAAAATAAGTGGATTGATTATCCAAAGGTATTATCTAAATATGATGGCCAAGTGTATGATGTGGTATTTTCCATCATGCAGAATCAACAGCAGGCGAATATTCTAGATACATTAGCAGAAATTCAAGCAAAATATATTGTGCTAGTTGGAAATAATTTGCAAAGTACTGAAATGCAACGCCGACTCGAAGAAAAAGGAAAACATCCGAATGATATTTTATTTGCTTTTCAAGCCAGTGCTGGATTACGACATGAAAATTACACGGAAGTTGTAAGTTTTAATCAAACGGAATTTACAATAGGACATTTAAAAAATGAATTATGTTTTGAAGAGCAGACCTTCTTTCAAAAGCTTTTCTGTGGTTCTAATATGAAGCTTTGCTTTATGGATGATATGGAGAGTTGGCTATTTTGTCATGTGGCTTTCATTCTGCCAGTGGTATATCTTTCCTATGGTCATCATTGCAATCTTAGAACTGTCACAATGAAAGATATAACAATGTATGTGCAAGCGACAAAAGAAGCTTATGCTTTTCTCAAATCAATTGGTATGCAGATTCGTCCCAAAAATGATGATAAGAACTTGGTAGGAATTCGTGGTATTCTTTTAAAACTTATTCTGTGGTCTATCGCGAAGACAAAGCTAGGGGCATTGATTGCGAGTGATCATTGTCGGAATGCCGTAGCTGAAATGCAGCATCTAGATGATAGTTTCAATGCGTTGCGAAACAAAAATCCACATTTAGAAATGCAAAATTTTGATGAACTTAGGAGCAAAATGCCGACATGGGATAGTCTATATCAAGAGTACAAAAAGGAATGA
- a CDS encoding L-2-amino-thiazoline-4-carboxylic acid hydrolase, which produces MQEFNYSSYANKTDFYWYKTKERYCQILDELPDIGGEANVLIHNLYKSAWIFALYDVVGRNLTKEEIDTVIHEVMEDGLNILQKIPGRFLMKRKVLRSLLIRRIENYQKKLEPHLHKDWHNTWGMEVQHDINDGIHFVLRGCPIKDYCEKHGIMEILPYLCNMDHLMIQALQLYLIRPKTCSNGDKICEYMIVADDSPLAKINPIAVTDSGLMLTKKEKNHAISGIRE; this is translated from the coding sequence ATGCAGGAATTTAATTACTCGTCTTATGCCAATAAAACTGATTTTTATTGGTATAAGACGAAAGAGAGATATTGTCAGATTTTAGATGAATTGCCAGATATTGGTGGCGAAGCTAATGTACTGATTCATAATTTATACAAGTCAGCGTGGATTTTTGCACTCTATGATGTGGTAGGAAGAAACTTAACAAAGGAAGAGATTGATACTGTAATTCATGAGGTTATGGAAGATGGTTTGAATATCTTACAGAAGATTCCTGGTAGGTTTTTGATGAAAAGAAAAGTTCTACGAAGTCTTTTGATAAGACGCATAGAAAATTACCAGAAAAAACTAGAACCTCATCTCCATAAAGATTGGCATAATACATGGGGTATGGAAGTGCAACATGATATCAATGATGGTATTCATTTCGTACTAAGAGGATGTCCAATTAAAGACTACTGCGAGAAACATGGAATCATGGAGATTTTGCCATATCTTTGTAATATGGATCATCTTATGATACAAGCATTACAATTATATCTAATACGACCAAAGACATGTTCAAATGGTGATAAGATATGTGAGTATATGATTGTGGCAGATGACAGTCCACTAGCAAAAATAAATCCTATCGCAGTAACGGACAGTGGGTTGATGTTGACGAAGAAGGAAAAAAATCATGCGATTTCAGGAATACGGGAATAG
- a CDS encoding ABC transporter permease produces the protein MGENIRLSIRGILSHKMRSILTMLGIIIGIAAIIAIVSTIKGTNEQIQTNLIGSGVNTVNVRMTQGDWEYDFGQGIPGKYREVSTFQKEDLKKIPGVVNVSLYHRRQVYDGVFHLTNSLTGGYVYGIDDTYLQTNGLIVSRGRAFSTNDVDKNRKVCLLDKVSAEQLFQGENPIGKTVEIQKEPFVVVGVVSPAVEFEPTIKNMNDYYTYNQDTSGKVYVPTSVWPLLYQYDEPENVILRAKDTNSMTTIGKQAEEILNATATGNSDTSYKSEDLMKQAKQIQQLSQATNTMLLWIAGISLLVGGIGVMNIMLVSVTERTREIGLKKAIGAPKKSILIQFLTEAVVLTSTGGVIGVISGVILAFLISKLNGTPIAISVEASIFAVLFSMLIGIVFGILPSYKAANLDPIDALRRE, from the coding sequence ATGGGTGAGAATATTAGATTATCAATTCGTGGAATCCTATCACATAAGATGCGTTCGATTCTAACAATGCTGGGTATTATTATCGGTATTGCGGCAATCATCGCTATCGTTTCCACAATCAAAGGTACAAATGAACAGATTCAAACAAACCTCATTGGCTCGGGTGTCAATACCGTCAATGTACGTATGACCCAAGGTGATTGGGAGTATGATTTTGGACAGGGCATTCCTGGTAAATACAGAGAAGTCTCTACATTTCAAAAAGAGGATTTAAAGAAGATTCCTGGTGTGGTCAATGTGTCACTCTATCATCGCCGTCAGGTATACGATGGCGTATTCCATCTAACAAACTCTTTAACAGGCGGATATGTATACGGAATCGATGATACATATTTACAGACAAATGGTTTGATTGTAAGCCGTGGTAGAGCTTTTTCTACAAATGATGTCGATAAGAATCGCAAGGTTTGTTTATTGGATAAGGTTTCTGCAGAACAGTTATTCCAAGGAGAAAATCCAATTGGTAAAACAGTAGAAATTCAAAAGGAACCATTTGTGGTTGTTGGTGTTGTTTCGCCAGCGGTAGAGTTTGAACCTACCATCAAAAACATGAATGATTACTATACATATAACCAAGATACTTCTGGAAAGGTATATGTACCAACATCAGTATGGCCGTTGTTATATCAATATGATGAGCCAGAAAATGTAATATTACGTGCAAAAGATACAAACTCAATGACAACGATTGGTAAGCAAGCTGAGGAAATTTTAAACGCTACAGCAACTGGTAATAGTGATACAAGCTATAAGTCAGAAGATCTGATGAAGCAAGCAAAGCAAATTCAACAGTTATCTCAAGCAACCAATACAATGTTGTTGTGGATTGCGGGTATATCCTTGCTTGTTGGTGGTATTGGTGTTATGAATATCATGTTAGTAAGTGTAACCGAAAGAACACGCGAGATTGGTCTGAAGAAGGCGATTGGTGCTCCTAAGAAATCAATTCTGATTCAATTCTTGACGGAAGCAGTCGTATTAACATCGACTGGTGGTGTGATTGGAGTCATTTCAGGTGTTATCCTAGCATTCCTAATATCGAAGCTAAATGGTACACCGATAGCCATCAGTGTCGAAGCTTCTATCTTTGCAGTATTATTCTCTATGTTAATTGGTATTGTGTTTGGTATCTTACCATCCTACAAGGCCGCAAACTTAGATCCTATCGACGCATTACGTCGTGAATAA
- a CDS encoding ISNCY family transposase — protein MKKIILTPMEENKYNIIKELVDHSGNKRRAALKLNCSIRTINRLITRYKSEGKSSFSHGNRGRLPSNTFSLETKNKIIELYLNEYLDANITHFSEIVQMDLGISISDTTIRNWLSEHDVLSPKAHRKTKKQLKERLTKRLDQTTSTKARNAINEQIESIEDDTPHSRRSRSKYMGEMIQMDASSYEWIPGEIWHLHLAVDDATGTAVGAYFDIQETLCGYYNVFHQILVDYGIPALFYTDKRTVFEYRKKTKAFDDEDTFTQFSYACHNLGVEIKTTSIAQAKGRIERLNQTFQSRLPVELRRARITCMADANKFLKSYLKEFNARFALHLNSTNSVFEVQPDIETINQTLAIISSRIVDQGNCIKFKNKYWMAYDKEHNRIPLRPKMEVLVIESFDQKIFVNAMDTLYILEEVQVFEENSGEFDNIIETPEKKKVYIPPISHPWRKYSYQLFTKKQNYYSSANVR, from the coding sequence ATGAAAAAGATTATATTAACCCCTATGGAAGAAAACAAATACAACATTATTAAAGAACTGGTTGATCATTCTGGCAATAAACGCCGTGCGGCATTAAAACTAAATTGTTCTATTCGTACTATCAACCGCCTGATTACACGTTATAAGTCTGAAGGCAAATCCTCATTTTCACATGGTAATCGTGGACGATTACCATCAAACACATTCTCACTGGAAACGAAAAACAAAATCATTGAACTCTATCTTAACGAGTATCTTGATGCCAACATCACTCATTTCAGTGAAATCGTCCAGATGGACCTCGGCATCTCCATCAGTGACACCACTATTAGAAACTGGTTATCAGAACACGATGTCTTGTCCCCAAAGGCCCATCGAAAAACCAAGAAACAATTAAAGGAACGTTTGACAAAACGATTAGACCAAACAACATCTACAAAGGCCAGAAACGCAATCAATGAACAAATCGAATCAATTGAAGATGATACGCCTCATTCACGAAGATCTAGATCCAAATATATGGGAGAGATGATTCAAATGGACGCTTCAAGCTACGAATGGATTCCTGGCGAGATATGGCATCTACACCTAGCTGTAGATGATGCGACCGGTACTGCTGTTGGAGCCTACTTTGATATACAAGAGACCCTATGTGGCTATTACAACGTTTTCCATCAGATACTAGTCGACTATGGCATACCCGCTCTATTCTATACGGATAAACGAACCGTATTTGAATACAGAAAGAAAACCAAGGCCTTCGACGACGAGGATACCTTCACACAGTTCTCCTACGCCTGCCATAACCTTGGTGTCGAAATCAAAACAACGAGCATCGCACAAGCCAAAGGACGCATCGAACGTCTCAACCAGACTTTCCAATCACGTTTGCCAGTTGAACTTAGACGTGCTCGTATTACTTGTATGGCGGACGCGAATAAGTTCCTAAAATCCTACCTAAAGGAATTCAATGCAAGGTTCGCCCTACACTTGAATAGTACCAATTCTGTATTTGAAGTACAACCAGATATAGAAACAATCAATCAAACATTGGCAATCATTTCATCGAGAATAGTCGATCAAGGCAACTGTATCAAGTTCAAAAACAAGTATTGGATGGCCTATGACAAGGAACACAATAGAATTCCACTAAGACCTAAGATGGAGGTATTGGTTATTGAATCATTTGATCAAAAGATCTTTGTCAATGCGATGGATACACTATACATCTTAGAAGAAGTACAAGTGTTTGAAGAAAATTCGGGTGAGTTCGATAATATCATTGAAACTCCTGAGAAAAAGAAAGTATATATTCCGCCGATATCTCACCCTTGGAGGAAGTATTCATATCAATTATTTACAAAAAAGCAGAACTATTATAGCTCCGCTAATGTTCGTTAA
- a CDS encoding ABC transporter ATP-binding protein, with product MLLNLQGIYKSYGGTIEVPVLKNISFQVAEGEYVAIMGPSGSGKTTLMNIIGCLDRCTEGTYELDGTDISRISENELSEVRLKKIGFVFQTFELLPSETAIENVALPLVYAGISKAEREKAAVEALTKVGLGDRINFKPNQLSGGQKQRVAIARALINHPRILLADEPTGALDQASGKQVMELFEELNKEGVTIVMITHDAHVASKAKRVIHIIDGMIQEGRDE from the coding sequence ATGTTATTGAACTTACAAGGAATCTATAAAAGTTATGGCGGCACCATCGAAGTACCTGTTTTGAAGAATATTTCTTTTCAGGTGGCAGAAGGTGAGTATGTCGCAATTATGGGTCCTTCTGGTTCAGGGAAGACAACATTAATGAATATCATTGGATGTTTGGATCGCTGTACAGAAGGAACCTACGAATTGGATGGTACAGATATTTCACGTATTTCTGAAAATGAACTATCAGAAGTTCGTTTAAAGAAAATTGGTTTCGTGTTTCAGACATTTGAACTTTTACCTAGTGAAACCGCAATTGAAAATGTTGCATTACCACTTGTATATGCGGGTATCTCAAAGGCAGAACGCGAAAAGGCTGCAGTTGAAGCACTTACCAAAGTCGGTCTAGGAGATCGTATAAATTTTAAGCCAAATCAATTATCTGGTGGACAAAAGCAGCGTGTAGCGATTGCACGTGCATTAATCAATCATCCACGTATTCTTTTGGCGGATGAACCGACAGGTGCACTAGACCAAGCATCTGGAAAGCAGGTCATGGAATTATTTGAGGAATTAAATAAAGAAGGTGTCACAATTGTTATGATTACACACGACGCGCATGTTGCAAGTAAGGCGAAGCGTGTGATTCATATTATTGATGGCATGATACAGGAGGGCAGGGATGAATAA
- a CDS encoding efflux RND transporter periplasmic adaptor subunit: protein MLKNKKILIAVLVAVVAIVATIFTFFQKNLGGTSGGSVAYVDTISNIMGSTGGGNDRYSGVVEAQQSVKVNKNQEKKIEQVFVSVGDQVIPTTVLFRYDVSEAQKQISSINLDIESLRGTITDKYNAISEYKASGDTSQIAIAENDIRVAQLSIQQKQLDLAAKQKEIDNANVLANTTGIIKAINENGTDAQGNATAFIEISQSGDFRVKGTIDETSITSITLGQEMIVRSRTDETKFWTGKITEIKTEPNAKQNDMYSMGGSSNSEKASTYPFYISLDSSDGLMLGQHVYIEKNNGTAVKKEGIWLDASYVVMEGDKAYLWVANKNNRLEKREVEVGELDQNLYQYEIKSGVSESDSIAWPMEDYKEGMKTEPISTAGSGE, encoded by the coding sequence ATGCTAAAAAATAAGAAGATTTTGATTGCGGTACTTGTTGCGGTTGTGGCGATTGTCGCTACAATATTTACCTTCTTCCAAAAGAATCTTGGTGGAACTAGTGGAGGGTCGGTTGCCTATGTAGATACCATTAGTAATATCATGGGTTCTACGGGTGGTGGAAATGACCGTTATTCTGGTGTGGTAGAAGCCCAACAGAGTGTAAAGGTCAACAAAAACCAAGAGAAGAAGATTGAACAGGTATTTGTGTCTGTTGGTGATCAGGTAATTCCTACAACAGTCCTTTTCCGCTACGATGTTTCAGAAGCGCAAAAACAGATTAGTTCAATCAATTTAGATATTGAATCATTAAGAGGCACAATTACGGACAAGTATAATGCAATCTCCGAATATAAAGCCAGTGGTGATACCAGTCAGATTGCGATTGCGGAAAATGATATTCGTGTTGCACAGTTATCTATCCAACAAAAGCAGCTGGATTTAGCTGCGAAACAAAAAGAAATCGATAATGCGAATGTGCTTGCCAATACAACTGGGATTATTAAGGCAATTAATGAAAATGGTACAGATGCACAAGGTAATGCAACAGCGTTTATCGAAATCTCACAGTCTGGTGACTTTAGAGTGAAGGGTACCATTGACGAAACATCCATTACATCTATCACACTTGGACAAGAGATGATTGTACGCTCTAGAACAGATGAGACAAAGTTTTGGACAGGTAAGATTACAGAAATTAAGACAGAACCAAACGCAAAACAGAATGATATGTATAGCATGGGTGGCTCTAGTAACTCTGAAAAGGCTAGTACATATCCATTCTATATTTCATTAGATTCTTCTGATGGTTTAATGCTAGGACAGCATGTATATATTGAAAAGAATAATGGTACTGCTGTGAAGAAAGAAGGCATCTGGTTAGATGCGTCTTATGTTGTTATGGAAGGCGATAAAGCATACCTTTGGGTTGCTAACAAGAACAACCGTTTAGAGAAGCGTGAAGTTGAAGTTGGTGAGCTGGATCAAAACTTATACCAGTATGAAATTAAATCTGGCGTATCTGAATCTGATAGTATTGCATGGCCAATGGAAGACTATAAAGAAGGTATGAAGACAGAACCTATCTCTACAGCAGGAAGTGGAGAATAA
- a CDS encoding class I SAM-dependent methyltransferase, which yields MKVDYKNWVPKGLIFAVAVALVVMATIGIIIKYVFVRIIVSVLCVGLFVVLLWLVAMYKAFDYRGKRQMSRQIIAGIAEYVKVPAGGSCLDVGCGSGALTIACAKRNPDAVITGIDRWGKEYASFNQNLCERNAMAEGVGNTRFIHGDAVSLNFPDESFDAVTSNYVYHNIPSKNRQEILLETLRVLKKGGSFAIHDIFSVSRYGDMNIFVERLKSMGYHNVELIPTTEGLFMSHWESLWMQLSGSALLVGEK from the coding sequence GTGAAAGTAGATTATAAGAACTGGGTACCGAAAGGACTGATTTTTGCGGTAGCAGTGGCATTAGTGGTTATGGCAACGATTGGTATTATAATTAAATATGTTTTCGTGCGGATCATTGTAAGTGTATTGTGTGTTGGCTTATTTGTTGTACTGTTGTGGTTGGTTGCCATGTATAAAGCATTTGACTATCGTGGCAAAAGGCAGATGTCTCGTCAAATCATTGCGGGAATTGCGGAATATGTAAAAGTGCCTGCTGGAGGGTCTTGTCTTGATGTCGGTTGTGGAAGTGGTGCATTAACAATTGCTTGTGCAAAGAGAAATCCAGATGCGGTGATTACTGGGATTGATCGTTGGGGCAAGGAATATGCTTCGTTCAACCAAAATCTTTGTGAAAGAAATGCAATGGCAGAAGGTGTGGGAAATACTCGTTTTATACATGGTGATGCTGTTTCACTAAACTTCCCGGATGAAAGCTTTGATGCAGTTACCAGCAATTATGTTTATCACAATATACCTTCAAAGAATCGACAGGAGATTCTTCTAGAAACATTGCGTGTTTTGAAGAAGGGCGGTTCTTTTGCTATTCATGACATCTTTTCCGTATCAAGGTATGGTGATATGAACATTTTTGTGGAGAGACTCAAAAGTATGGGTTATCACAATGTGGAGCTAATTCCCACGACAGAAGGATTGTTTATGTCACACTGGGAGTCTCTATGGATGCAGCTTAGTGGGTCTGCACTTTTAGTTGGGGAAAAATAA
- a CDS encoding glycerate kinase codes for MKFLFAPDSFKGTMSAININRLLRHATHRVFGSVEYIDVTMADGGEGTVETVTRNLRGSIMYVTTHGPYMKRREAKFGLVNQKEAILEVAEAVGLALVPQEKRDPRYTSSYGVGELIAHILDDGIRDIKIAIGGTSTNDGGIGAMQALGVRFLDKDGNEVKGIGDSLKDIVTIDTSRMNPLVQEAKFTIMCDVDNPLCGPNGATMCYGKQKGGTVEVLEELERGMENYRQVLLKTFGKDVNEIPGSGAAGGIGAAFSLFLIGEMKSGIEVVMDLMNFDQMLDGVDYVISGEGRADAQTLHGKVLYGIGRHCKERNIPVIAICGCLGDGHEALYEHGITKFYATTDKELCEKEILANANDNFMSTAVRMFEDIKNGKIS; via the coding sequence ATGAAATTTTTATTTGCCCCCGATTCATTTAAAGGCACGATGAGTGCTATCAATATTAATCGCTTGTTAAGACATGCGACGCACCGTGTGTTTGGAAGTGTGGAATATATCGATGTAACAATGGCAGATGGTGGAGAGGGTACAGTGGAAACTGTCACTCGTAATCTGCGAGGCTCAATTATGTATGTGACAACGCATGGTCCATATATGAAGCGTAGAGAAGCTAAGTTTGGCTTGGTAAATCAAAAAGAAGCAATCCTAGAAGTTGCGGAAGCAGTGGGTTTAGCATTGGTTCCACAAGAGAAACGCGATCCACGTTACACATCATCCTATGGTGTAGGTGAGTTAATCGCTCACATTCTCGATGATGGGATTCGTGATATAAAGATTGCGATTGGTGGAACATCCACGAATGATGGTGGTATTGGTGCGATGCAAGCATTAGGTGTACGCTTCTTAGATAAAGATGGTAATGAAGTAAAAGGAATTGGCGATAGTCTAAAAGATATCGTTACAATCGATACTTCACGTATGAACCCATTAGTTCAAGAAGCTAAATTTACAATCATGTGTGATGTGGATAATCCTTTATGTGGTCCAAATGGTGCAACAATGTGCTATGGGAAACAAAAGGGTGGTACAGTTGAAGTGCTAGAAGAACTTGAACGGGGTATGGAAAACTACCGCCAGGTTTTATTAAAAACATTTGGGAAAGATGTAAATGAAATTCCTGGCTCAGGTGCAGCAGGCGGTATAGGTGCAGCCTTCTCATTATTCCTAATAGGTGAGATGAAGTCTGGTATTGAAGTTGTAATGGATTTAATGAACTTTGATCAGATGTTAGATGGCGTTGATTATGTCATTAGTGGTGAGGGAAGAGCTGATGCACAAACACTACATGGCAAAGTACTCTATGGCATCGGCAGACACTGCAAAGAAAGAAATATCCCAGTCATCGCAATTTGTGGATGTCTTGGAGATGGTCATGAAGCATTATATGAACACGGTATTACAAAGTTCTATGCAACTACGGATAAGGAACTTTGTGAAAAAGAAATTCTAGCAAACGCGAATGATAACTTTATGAGCACTGCTGTTCGCATGTTTGAAGATATCAAAAATGGAAAGATTTCTTAG
- a CDS encoding alpha/beta fold hydrolase encodes MRFQEYGNRENPTLVMLQPMLMNPSAFNFVIPQCSKNYHVVVPTMPRHDSQEPNEQYTSIEEIASCIENLVQEHCGGHVKCIYGFSMGCAVTIRLLSDRNITADTYVIDGGITPYQLWKLLKYLICLRDFMMIWLVKHMSVKVLRKMMNSNKYSEKDVIYVRDCLHSLHNRTIWRGFYSTNNYDVALPLLKSVGKVFCWYGTCRIHYSLSRNFLPNAC; translated from the coding sequence ATGCGATTTCAGGAATACGGGAATAGGGAGAATCCAACGCTTGTAATGTTGCAGCCGATGCTAATGAATCCAAGTGCTTTCAATTTTGTAATTCCGCAGTGTAGCAAGAATTATCATGTTGTTGTTCCTACCATGCCTAGACATGATTCTCAGGAGCCAAATGAACAATATACTTCGATTGAGGAAATTGCTTCTTGCATTGAAAACTTGGTACAGGAACATTGTGGTGGACATGTGAAATGCATCTATGGCTTTTCAATGGGTTGTGCAGTCACTATTCGTCTTCTATCTGATAGAAACATCACGGCTGATACCTACGTAATAGATGGAGGAATCACACCGTATCAACTATGGAAACTACTTAAATATCTGATATGTTTGCGTGATTTTATGATGATTTGGCTAGTGAAACATATGAGTGTAAAGGTTTTACGGAAGATGATGAATTCAAATAAGTATTCCGAGAAAGATGTCATTTATGTAAGGGATTGTCTGCATAGCTTGCATAATCGAACCATATGGAGAGGATTCTACTCTACAAACAATTACGATGTTGCACTTCCTTTGTTGAAGTCTGTTGGAAAAGTTTTTTGCTGGTATGGGACATGCAGAATCCATTACAGTCTATCCAGAAATTTTCTGCCAAATGCTTGCTAA
- a CDS encoding biotin/lipoyl-binding protein, which translates to MNKKRVIISVSVVAALVLGYFGILQYRKASRKVDVVQVSTMNMGGNPTEPQMSGLVSDSATQTVTPSVSQIITAVYVTEGQAVSAGDKLLAYDITSLNYTVELQKIEISTTQLRLEQAKKELLQLQNTKPIERRATPTPTPTPEPEYRLDTEIGPQVEENKVWNYLNALTDEDTEFTKDLDEPTPTPTPTPGSTPTPTPTPTPTPTPTPAVPAVNTYEKGTKANPYHFAIKSDGFLTGKFIKELIHKAETDGKRFYVSLDVYKDDDKTKGLVDSWLVSVDRLKEILGTETNDMAKLDLKTRTILVVLVPHEEPAPEIEPNGMTASELVRAIHAKESEIREYDIDIRRKQLELSELQTQLADGVVYAKRNGVIKGLKDMNNVPTDGTPFLTVAGGTGTEVKGTISELLLTTIQKGTKVSVTSYETGSIYEAVVTQIDNFPTNSSEGFYGGNPNVSMYGFTAYIEKGDDLKQGAYLALSIQKENTDTSSIYLSNAFIRDDHGQKYVMKDVDGKLVKTYIKTGKVYFNMSTEVLSGLSDTDYIAFPYGDGAIEGTRTQIGMGDNAMYGGY; encoded by the coding sequence ATGAATAAAAAACGAGTCATTATCAGTGTTTCTGTCGTTGCGGCCTTAGTACTTGGTTACTTTGGAATCCTCCAATATCGTAAGGCATCCCGTAAGGTGGATGTTGTCCAAGTTAGTACGATGAATATGGGTGGAAATCCAACGGAACCACAAATGAGTGGTTTGGTATCCGATTCAGCCACACAGACTGTTACACCATCCGTATCTCAAATTATCACTGCAGTATATGTTACTGAAGGTCAAGCAGTATCCGCTGGTGACAAGTTATTGGCATATGATATTACAAGCTTAAACTATACAGTGGAATTGCAGAAGATTGAAATTTCTACTACACAGCTTCGTTTAGAACAAGCAAAGAAAGAATTGCTACAACTACAAAACACAAAACCGATAGAAAGAAGAGCAACCCCAACACCTACTCCTACACCTGAGCCGGAATATAGGCTGGATACAGAAATAGGCCCACAGGTAGAAGAAAATAAAGTGTGGAATTATCTAAATGCGTTAACGGATGAGGATACAGAGTTTACAAAGGATCTCGATGAACCAACCCCGACGCCTACGCCAACCCCAGGGTCAACTCCAACACCTACACCTACTCCTACTCCAACTCCTACACCTACCCCAGCAGTTCCTGCTGTAAACACATATGAAAAGGGTACAAAAGCCAATCCATATCACTTTGCCATAAAGAGTGATGGTTTCCTTACTGGTAAGTTTATCAAAGAACTCATTCACAAAGCAGAAACAGATGGAAAGAGATTCTATGTTTCCCTTGATGTTTACAAAGATGATGATAAGACAAAGGGTCTTGTAGATTCATGGCTAGTATCTGTAGATAGGCTAAAGGAAATCTTGGGTACAGAAACAAATGATATGGCAAAGTTAGATCTAAAGACACGCACAATTCTCGTAGTGTTAGTTCCTCACGAAGAACCTGCACCTGAAATTGAACCAAATGGTATGACGGCCTCAGAACTGGTACGTGCAATTCACGCAAAGGAATCTGAAATTCGTGAGTATGATATCGATATTCGCCGTAAACAGTTAGAACTATCAGAATTACAGACACAGTTGGCAGATGGCGTTGTTTACGCAAAGCGCAATGGTGTTATTAAAGGTCTAAAGGATATGAATAATGTACCTACGGATGGAACACCGTTCTTGACTGTCGCAGGTGGAACAGGTACAGAAGTAAAGGGCACAATTTCAGAATTGTTATTAACAACAATTCAAAAGGGTACGAAGGTATCTGTTACAAGTTATGAAACGGGTTCAATCTACGAAGCAGTCGTTACACAGATTGATAACTTCCCAACGAATTCTAGTGAAGGATTCTATGGTGGTAATCCAAATGTTTCGATGTACGGTTTTACTGCATATATTGAAAAGGGTGATGATTTAAAACAAGGTGCGTATCTTGCCTTATCAATCCAAAAAGAAAATACAGATACATCTTCCATCTATCTTAGCAATGCCTTTATCCGTGATGACCATGGACAGAAGTATGTTATGAAAGATGTAGATGGAAAACTTGTAAAGACATATATCAAGACGGGTAAAGTGTACTTCAATATGTCGACAGAAGTATTATCTGGCCTTTCAGATACGGACTATATTGCCTTCCCATATGGCGATGGTGCAATTGAAGGTACTCGTACACAGATTGGTATGGGCGACAACGCTATGTACGGAGGCTACTAA